A portion of the Paenibacillus sp. PvR098 genome contains these proteins:
- a CDS encoding amidohydrolase family protein has translation MEVTEVKIAEPKIKMKRSIIDVDIHNYTPLDEIKRYLPRAYRDQIDLWGWRLPGSLYLNGGVKVGQMTDSTPPGGGFPGSDLQFMREQLLDRYQIDYGVLTGSDYSCQASPDLDYAAAVSSAINEYTLEHWLAKESRLKGSVFIPKQDPLQSAKEIHRVGSHPDMVQVIVSSGAEKPYGHRYYHPIYEACVEHNLPFTIHVLMEGVGINGPNTGAGYVSYYPEYRASRPMVMAAHLASFIYEGVFEKFPTLKVVLQEAGVFWIAPYLWKMDEDWKALRFQTPWVKKKPSEYFRSNVRVSSQPLEPTPNPETFNQMMNSVYANETLMFCSDYPHWDFDSPLRAFPKLEDSLWEKIFYQNAADLYSLPARGAGKEGAR, from the coding sequence AGTAACCGAAGTTAAGATAGCGGAACCGAAAATCAAAATGAAGCGAAGTATTATTGACGTCGACATCCATAATTATACTCCGCTTGACGAGATCAAGCGCTATTTGCCTCGAGCTTACCGTGATCAGATCGATTTGTGGGGATGGAGGCTCCCGGGCTCATTATATCTCAACGGAGGGGTTAAGGTGGGTCAGATGACTGACTCCACTCCCCCTGGGGGAGGCTTCCCCGGAAGCGACCTGCAGTTCATGAGAGAACAACTATTGGATCGATATCAAATCGACTATGGGGTGTTAACTGGTAGTGATTACTCGTGTCAAGCGTCGCCCGATTTGGATTACGCCGCAGCGGTCAGCTCCGCGATTAATGAATATACATTGGAGCATTGGCTTGCGAAGGAGAGCAGGCTGAAAGGATCCGTGTTTATTCCTAAGCAGGATCCGCTGCAGTCCGCAAAAGAGATTCACCGTGTTGGCTCACACCCGGACATGGTACAAGTCATCGTGTCCAGCGGGGCTGAAAAACCATACGGGCATAGGTACTATCATCCGATTTACGAGGCATGCGTCGAGCATAATCTTCCTTTTACGATTCATGTGCTGATGGAAGGGGTTGGCATTAACGGACCTAACACCGGCGCTGGTTACGTTAGCTATTACCCTGAGTATCGGGCTAGTAGACCGATGGTGATGGCGGCGCACCTGGCCAGCTTCATCTATGAAGGCGTTTTTGAAAAATTCCCGACCTTGAAGGTCGTTCTTCAGGAGGCAGGCGTGTTTTGGATTGCGCCATATTTATGGAAGATGGACGAGGATTGGAAAGCGCTGCGCTTCCAAACGCCATGGGTGAAGAAAAAGCCGAGTGAATATTTCCGCAGCAACGTGAGAGTGTCCTCACAGCCGCTTGAGCCGACGCCGAATCCAGAGACTTTCAATCAAATGATGAACTCTGTTTATGCTAATGAAACCTTAATGTTTTGCAGCGATTACCCGCATTGGGATTTTGATTCACCTTTGCGTGCGTTTCCCAAATTGGAAGATTCATTATGGGAGAAAATCTTTTATCAAAATGCGGCTGATTTATATAGCCTGCCGGCAAGAGGAGCGGGAAAGGAAGGTGCGAGGTGA
- a CDS encoding Rieske (2Fe-2S) protein: MSGFLVGKASEIPEGDKKIVVADGRSIGVYNIGGQFYAIRNTCPHQGAALCTGITAAFITSSGTGSFEYERDGEIVRCPWHQWEFDIKTGCMVIDPKMRTKSYEVTVERYDVSIEDQDVYIHL; the protein is encoded by the coding sequence ATGTCCGGTTTTCTAGTTGGTAAGGCATCCGAGATTCCTGAAGGAGATAAAAAGATTGTTGTAGCGGACGGACGAAGCATTGGTGTTTATAACATCGGGGGACAATTTTATGCCATCCGCAACACCTGCCCGCATCAGGGAGCGGCCCTTTGTACCGGTATTACGGCAGCGTTCATTACCTCTTCGGGTACAGGCAGCTTTGAGTACGAACGTGATGGCGAGATTGTACGTTGCCCCTGGCACCAATGGGAATTCGACATTAAAACGGGCTGCATGGTCATTGATCCGAAGATGAGAACGAAGAGCTATGAAGTAACCGTGGAACGCTACGATGTTTCCATAGAAGATCAAGATGTATATATCCATCTTTAG
- the asnS gene encoding asparagine--tRNA ligase translates to MGRNLCMIREAGHHANETVTIGCWLHNIRSSGKIRFLQLRDGSGFIQGVVVKNEVDEKVWEDTGKLTQESSLYITGVVREDTRSKGGYELTVTGVEIIQLTSDYPITPKEHGVDFLMDHRHLWIRSPRQRAILVIRAQIIRAVQQFFDERGFHLVDPPILTPSSAEGTTSLFHTKYFDEDAFLTQSGQLYMEAAAMALGRVYSFGPTFRAEKSKTRRHLIEFWMIEPEMAFVTHEENLEVQEQFVAYIVHSVLEHCRKELEVLERDVSKLEGIQAPFPRITYDEAVKFLQQNGHEFQWGEDFGAPHETVIAEAYNKPVFITHYPTDIKAFYMKPDPTRPEVVLCADMIAPEGYGEIIGGSQRIDDPELMEQRFQQHELSKEAYQWYLDLRKYGSVPHSGFGLGLERTVAWICGLDHVRETIPFPRLLYRLYP, encoded by the coding sequence ATGGGCCGGAATTTATGTATGATTCGGGAAGCTGGTCACCACGCGAACGAAACCGTAACGATCGGGTGCTGGCTGCACAATATTCGTTCCAGCGGGAAAATCCGCTTTTTGCAGCTGCGGGACGGTTCCGGGTTTATTCAAGGTGTGGTTGTGAAGAACGAAGTGGATGAGAAGGTATGGGAGGATACGGGGAAGCTGACGCAGGAGAGCTCCTTGTACATCACGGGTGTTGTTCGTGAGGACACCCGAAGCAAGGGCGGTTATGAGCTGACCGTTACTGGAGTGGAAATCATTCAACTGACGAGCGATTATCCGATTACGCCCAAGGAGCACGGCGTCGATTTTCTGATGGATCACCGTCACTTGTGGATCCGATCTCCGCGGCAGCGGGCAATTCTGGTGATCCGAGCCCAAATCATTCGGGCGGTCCAGCAGTTTTTCGACGAGCGCGGGTTCCATCTGGTCGATCCGCCCATTTTGACACCTTCTTCAGCTGAAGGGACGACAAGTTTGTTTCATACCAAATATTTTGATGAGGATGCGTTCCTGACCCAGAGCGGTCAGCTTTATATGGAGGCCGCAGCCATGGCGCTCGGCAGAGTCTATTCGTTCGGGCCAACGTTCCGTGCGGAGAAATCTAAGACGCGCCGTCACTTAATCGAGTTCTGGATGATCGAGCCGGAGATGGCCTTCGTGACGCATGAGGAAAACCTTGAAGTGCAGGAGCAGTTCGTCGCATACATTGTGCATTCGGTGCTGGAGCACTGTCGCAAGGAGCTTGAGGTGCTGGAGCGGGACGTGTCCAAGCTGGAGGGAATCCAGGCTCCTTTCCCGCGGATTACATATGATGAGGCGGTTAAGTTCCTGCAGCAGAATGGTCATGAATTCCAGTGGGGCGAAGACTTCGGAGCTCCTCACGAAACGGTGATTGCTGAGGCATATAACAAGCCGGTATTTATCACGCATTATCCGACCGACATCAAAGCGTTCTATATGAAGCCTGATCCAACACGGCCGGAAGTGGTGCTGTGCGCGGATATGATCGCTCCGGAAGGATACGGTGAAATCATTGGCGGCAGTCAGCGTATTGACGATCCGGAGCTGATGGAGCAGAGGTTCCAGCAGCATGAGCTGTCGAAGGAAGCGTATCAGTGGTATCTCGACCTACGCAAGTACGGCTCTGTTCCACATTCCGGCTTTGGTCTGGGGCTGGAGCGTACGGTGGCATGGATTTGCGGCCTCGATCACGTTCGCGAGACGATTCCGTTCCCGCGGCTGCTGTACCGTTTATACCCGTAA
- the leuD gene encoding 3-isopropylmalate dehydratase small subunit: MEAFKQHTGLVGPVDRVNVDTDAIIPKQFLKRIERSGFGQFLFYEWRFDEQGAVIPEFSLNLPRYQGASVLISRANFGCGSSREHAPWAIQDYGFKVVIAPSYADIFYNNCFKNGILPIQLSEEQVEELFQRTAANEGYQLSVDLENKTIKDSQGLSISFDLDEHRRQFLLQGLDDIGLTLQHEAKITAYEASH, encoded by the coding sequence ATGGAAGCTTTTAAACAGCATACAGGCCTGGTCGGTCCGGTGGACCGCGTAAACGTGGATACAGACGCTATTATTCCTAAGCAATTTTTGAAGCGCATCGAGCGCTCGGGCTTCGGTCAATTTCTATTCTATGAGTGGCGCTTTGACGAGCAAGGCGCCGTCATTCCGGAATTCAGTCTGAACCTGCCCCGTTATCAGGGCGCGTCCGTACTGATCTCCCGCGCCAACTTCGGCTGCGGCTCCTCCCGTGAGCACGCGCCATGGGCGATTCAAGACTACGGCTTCAAAGTAGTGATCGCGCCGTCGTATGCCGATATTTTCTACAATAACTGCTTTAAGAATGGCATTCTGCCGATCCAGCTGAGTGAAGAGCAGGTAGAGGAGTTATTCCAACGTACCGCAGCGAACGAAGGCTACCAACTGAGCGTTGATCTTGAGAACAAAACGATCAAGGACAGCCAAGGTCTCTCCATCAGCTTCGATCTGGATGAGCATCGTCGTCAATTCCTGCTTCAGGGGCTCGATGATATCGGCCTGACGCTGCAGCATGAAGCTAAAATCACGGCTTATGAGGCTTCCCACTAA
- a CDS encoding DnaD domain protein, translating to MRRSDQDAKELPSVLLAGWQEGNVAVPYWLLRYYTQLRLQEPDVMLILHVMAFKQKEHKDFPTLEEIQSRMAIPQEKVIAVLQKLLNEGLLRIDEEKDPLSAVHSEKYNWQPLMERLAECRLEEMLEERAAMRRQMGAGASGKKDIFSIFENEFGRPLTPMELESISGWIDKDGHPEELILAGLKEAVFAGKVHFRYIDRILLEWQRNRIQTVEQAKEHSQKFRAR from the coding sequence ATGAGACGTAGCGATCAAGACGCAAAGGAGCTGCCGTCTGTGCTGCTCGCAGGATGGCAGGAAGGAAACGTGGCTGTTCCGTATTGGCTGCTCCGATATTATACTCAGCTTCGGCTCCAGGAGCCTGATGTGATGCTGATTCTCCACGTGATGGCATTCAAGCAGAAGGAGCACAAAGATTTTCCTACACTAGAGGAGATTCAGTCGCGGATGGCGATTCCGCAGGAAAAAGTGATTGCGGTACTGCAAAAGCTGCTGAATGAAGGACTGCTGCGAATTGACGAGGAGAAGGATCCTTTGTCTGCCGTACACAGTGAGAAGTATAATTGGCAGCCGCTTATGGAACGGCTGGCGGAGTGCCGTCTGGAGGAAATGCTGGAGGAGCGCGCGGCAATGCGCAGGCAGATGGGTGCCGGGGCATCTGGGAAGAAGGATATTTTTAGTATCTTTGAAAATGAATTCGGGCGCCCGCTCACCCCGATGGAGCTGGAATCGATCTCGGGATGGATCGATAAGGATGGACATCCCGAAGAGCTCATTCTTGCCGGCTTGAAGGAAGCGGTATTCGCGGGCAAGGTACATTTCCGTTACATCGATCGGATTCTGCTGGAATGGCAGCGTAACCGGATCCAAACCGTCGAACAGGCGAAGGAGCATTCGCAGAAGTTCCGTGCGCGGTGA
- a CDS encoding acetate kinase codes for MIILVINAGSSSLKFQLYNMKEETVLAKGRVERIGMESAILYFDPSGKQEIREVREILEHTTAIRKVLDILVHPVHGILESTKQIEAVGHRVVHGGESFSSSVLVNEEVKREIKRLFDLAPLHNPAHILGIQAVEANIPDIPQAVVFDTAFHQTMPPSSYLYPIPLVLYKKHKIRRYGFHGTSHAYVSERAAALLGRPLKELKLVTCHIGNGASCTAVMGGRSYDTSMGMTPLEGLMMGTRSGDIDPAIVPFAMAKEELTLAEVNSMLNRHSGLMAMSGIGSDMREIGQAMEAGDRNAGLAFDMYEYRLRKYIGAYAAAMNGLDAIVFTAGVGENSALLRADVCQNLSFLGVELDEHANERMESGERAITTPGSKVQVLVIPTNEELVIARDTYRLILHRNDVE; via the coding sequence ATGATCATTCTGGTCATTAATGCAGGCAGCTCATCTCTAAAATTTCAATTATACAATATGAAGGAAGAAACGGTGCTCGCCAAGGGTAGAGTGGAACGCATCGGTATGGAATCGGCGATTTTGTACTTTGATCCTTCAGGAAAACAGGAAATCCGCGAAGTGCGGGAAATTTTGGAGCATACTACGGCTATCCGTAAAGTGCTGGACATCCTCGTTCATCCGGTACACGGAATACTAGAATCTACGAAACAAATTGAAGCGGTAGGACACCGGGTGGTCCACGGGGGAGAATCGTTCTCCAGCTCGGTGCTTGTGAACGAAGAGGTCAAACGCGAAATTAAACGGCTGTTCGACTTGGCTCCGCTGCACAATCCGGCACATATCCTGGGGATCCAGGCCGTGGAGGCGAATATCCCTGACATTCCGCAGGCTGTCGTTTTTGATACGGCGTTTCACCAAACGATGCCGCCATCCTCTTACTTGTACCCGATTCCGTTAGTGCTTTACAAAAAGCACAAAATCCGTCGTTATGGCTTTCACGGCACGTCCCACGCTTATGTGAGCGAGCGGGCCGCGGCTTTACTAGGCCGTCCACTCAAGGAGCTGAAGCTCGTGACCTGCCATATTGGCAATGGCGCGAGCTGTACGGCTGTTATGGGGGGCCGTTCGTACGATACGAGCATGGGAATGACCCCGCTGGAGGGTCTGATGATGGGTACCCGCAGCGGAGACATCGATCCTGCAATCGTGCCGTTCGCGATGGCGAAAGAAGAACTGACGCTGGCCGAAGTGAACTCCATGCTCAATAGGCATAGCGGACTCATGGCCATGTCGGGCATCGGAAGCGACATGAGGGAGATTGGACAGGCGATGGAAGCGGGAGACCGCAATGCCGGGCTTGCCTTCGATATGTACGAATACCGGCTGCGTAAATATATCGGCGCTTATGCCGCAGCGATGAATGGTTTGGATGCTATCGTGTTTACTGCGGGCGTGGGGGAAAATTCCGCCTTGCTTAGGGCTGATGTTTGCCAGAATTTGAGCTTTCTCGGAGTCGAGCTGGATGAACATGCGAACGAACGAATGGAGTCTGGGGAACGGGCGATTACAACGCCAGGGTCAAAGGTGCAGGTGCTTGTCATTCCGACGAATGAAGAGCTGGTCATTGCACGGGACACATACCGTTTGATTTTACACCGCAATGATGTAGAATAA
- a CDS encoding 3-hydroxyacyl-CoA dehydrogenase NAD-binding domain-containing protein: MMVSKVGVVGAGTMGQGIAEMLAGKGLDVILIERTPEKLDQAIEQIEVSLDKQLEKWAITAVEKKIILSKIHKEAYLHRMMECDLVIESISEDLELKKQLLGQLDDVCPPHIILASNTSTLSLTELAAETKAPERVIGLHFVHPVSKIHLVEIVRALKTSDDTFTRTKRFVEETIQKRGIQVYESPGYVTTRLICVLINEAMHALSERVADAEDIDNAMRIGYDFHYGPLEMADRFGLDSVLAAMDRMFREFGDVKYRPSVLLKQMVRAGHLGTKTGQGFFSYDKDGDRL, encoded by the coding sequence ATGATGGTTAGCAAAGTCGGGGTCGTCGGCGCCGGCACAATGGGACAAGGCATTGCCGAAATGCTCGCTGGCAAAGGACTCGATGTAATTTTGATCGAACGTACGCCAGAGAAGCTGGATCAGGCGATAGAGCAAATCGAAGTGAGTCTGGATAAGCAGCTGGAGAAGTGGGCGATTACTGCCGTTGAAAAAAAGATCATTTTATCAAAAATACACAAAGAAGCCTACTTGCACCGGATGATGGAGTGCGATTTGGTCATTGAATCGATCAGCGAGGACTTGGAGCTTAAGAAGCAGCTGCTTGGCCAGTTAGATGACGTTTGCCCCCCGCACATTATTCTGGCCAGCAATACGTCCACCTTAAGCTTAACGGAGCTTGCCGCGGAGACGAAAGCACCGGAACGGGTGATCGGTCTTCATTTTGTACATCCGGTATCGAAAATCCATTTGGTGGAAATTGTGAGAGCACTCAAAACGAGTGACGACACTTTTACCCGAACGAAGAGGTTCGTGGAAGAGACGATTCAAAAACGCGGGATTCAAGTGTATGAATCGCCGGGCTATGTTACCACGCGTTTAATCTGCGTGCTGATTAATGAAGCGATGCATGCGCTGTCCGAGCGTGTGGCTGATGCGGAGGATATTGATAACGCGATGCGGATCGGGTATGATTTCCATTACGGACCGCTTGAGATGGCTGACCGGTTCGGTCTGGATTCGGTGCTCGCGGCTATGGATCGGATGTTCCGTGAATTCGGAGACGTCAAATACCGTCCGTCCGTACTGCTGAAACAGATGGTGCGTGCCGGACATCTTGGTACGAAAACGGGACAAGGTTTTTTTAGCTATGATAAGGACGGTGACCGTCTATGA
- a CDS encoding MFS transporter, which translates to MQKQQESKKTSTKALVASLIGSSIEWYDYFLYGTLAALVFNKIFFPTIDPVVGLLLAYTSFALPFFIRPLGGVIFSHIGDKIGRKKTLVLTLGLMGGATVLIGLLPSYETIGIWAPILLITLRLIQGLGIGGEWGGALLLAVEYAPKGKRGFFGSVPQMGVTIGMLLGTLSITLMTALPDDQFLAWGWRVPFILSAVLVLLGLWIRKGIDETPAFQEAKESGNIAKVPIVDTFRYHWKSVLIAVGLKAGETAPFYIFSTFIISYATGHLGFSTTPVLNAVTIGTLITTIVIPFMGSFSDKVGRKPLFIGGMIAIILYAFPYFYILSLGSTLWLTIATIIGLGVLWAPVTAVLGTLFSEIFSTNVRYTGVTVGYQLGAALAGGTAPLIATALMNGFNNSWMPVAVYMMFIGSLSLFAIISTRETKDLDFESNDFESKEEEKEFILIPQGEAQKG; encoded by the coding sequence ATGCAAAAACAGCAGGAATCAAAAAAAACATCAACAAAAGCACTTGTAGCGAGTTTAATAGGAAGCTCTATTGAGTGGTATGACTATTTTCTCTATGGAACGCTTGCAGCACTCGTATTCAATAAAATATTTTTTCCAACGATAGATCCTGTAGTGGGCTTGCTTCTCGCCTATACATCGTTTGCCCTTCCGTTTTTTATTCGCCCGCTTGGCGGCGTTATTTTTAGCCATATCGGGGATAAAATTGGACGGAAGAAAACACTCGTCCTCACATTGGGATTAATGGGCGGCGCCACGGTCTTGATTGGATTGCTTCCATCTTATGAAACGATTGGTATATGGGCGCCGATTTTGCTTATTACTCTAAGGCTTATACAAGGGCTTGGAATCGGAGGAGAATGGGGCGGCGCTTTGCTCCTTGCAGTTGAGTACGCACCTAAAGGGAAAAGAGGTTTTTTTGGAAGCGTGCCTCAAATGGGTGTTACCATCGGAATGCTTCTCGGTACCTTGTCCATTACCCTCATGACGGCATTGCCCGACGACCAGTTTTTAGCGTGGGGCTGGCGCGTTCCGTTTATTTTAAGTGCCGTGCTCGTTCTCCTCGGGTTATGGATCCGTAAGGGAATTGATGAAACCCCTGCGTTTCAAGAAGCAAAGGAGAGCGGCAACATTGCTAAGGTTCCGATTGTTGATACTTTCCGTTACCACTGGAAATCTGTACTTATTGCCGTGGGGCTAAAAGCCGGAGAAACGGCTCCGTTTTATATTTTCTCGACGTTCATTATTTCCTACGCTACGGGGCACCTTGGATTCTCAACTACACCTGTGCTTAATGCCGTCACTATCGGAACGTTAATTACAACCATCGTGATTCCTTTTATGGGGTCTTTTTCCGATAAAGTGGGACGAAAACCCTTATTCATCGGGGGAATGATTGCGATTATATTGTATGCGTTTCCTTACTTCTATATCCTCTCGTTAGGCTCGACCCTATGGTTAACGATAGCGACAATCATCGGTTTAGGCGTATTGTGGGCCCCGGTTACGGCTGTACTTGGGACGTTGTTTTCCGAAATATTTAGTACGAACGTTCGGTACACCGGTGTAACCGTCGGCTATCAATTAGGGGCTGCGTTGGCAGGAGGTACCGCTCCGCTGATTGCTACTGCACTGATGAACGGTTTTAACAATTCCTGGATGCCTGTTGCGGTCTACATGATGTTTATCGGATCACTTTCACTTTTCGCAATTATCAGTACGCGAGAAACCAAAGACCTTGATTTTGAGAGTAACGATTTTGAAAGTAAAGAAGAAGAAAAAGAATTTATTCTTATACCTCAGGGTGAGGCGCAGAAGGGTTAA
- the leuC gene encoding 3-isopropylmalate dehydratase large subunit, producing the protein MAKTIIEKIWDNHVIHSEPGKPSIIYIDLHLVHEVTSPQAFEGLRISGRKVRRPDLTFATMDHNVPTKDRFNITDPISKQQIDTLSKNCADFGVKLFDLNHIDQGVVHVMGPEVGLTHPGKTIVCGDSHTSTHGAFGALAFGIGTSEVEHVLATQCLQQSTPKTLEVRINGKLKPGVTAKDLILGVIAQYGTDFATGYVIEYTGEAIRGLTMEQRMTVCNMSIEAGARAGLIAPDETTFEYLRGRDYVPQGEAYDQAVAQWKQLTTDEGAVYDRVVEFDAASLIPQVTWGTSPGMGTDVTASVPNPADFATENERKAAEKALEYMALTPGTPMTEIAIDYVFIGSCTNGRIEDLRAAAAVAQGYKVASNVTAIVVPGSGRVKAQAEQEGLDKIFTEAGFEWRDAGCSMCLAMNPDVLQPGQRCASTSNRNFEGRQGRGGRTHLVSPAMAAAAAVEGRFTDVRDWKFKVKQEA; encoded by the coding sequence ATGGCAAAAACTATTATCGAAAAAATTTGGGATAACCATGTCATTCATTCGGAGCCGGGTAAGCCGAGCATTATTTACATCGATCTTCATTTGGTTCACGAAGTGACTTCCCCGCAGGCGTTCGAAGGTCTTCGCATCTCCGGCCGCAAAGTACGCCGTCCGGACCTGACGTTCGCGACGATGGACCACAACGTCCCGACGAAAGACCGTTTCAATATTACCGATCCGATCTCCAAGCAGCAGATCGACACGCTTTCCAAGAACTGTGCTGATTTCGGTGTAAAGCTGTTTGACTTGAACCACATCGATCAAGGCGTTGTGCACGTTATGGGTCCTGAAGTTGGACTGACGCATCCGGGCAAAACGATCGTGTGTGGCGACAGCCATACGTCCACGCATGGTGCGTTCGGCGCGCTGGCCTTCGGAATCGGTACCAGCGAAGTAGAACACGTGCTTGCAACGCAATGCTTGCAGCAATCGACACCGAAAACGCTGGAAGTACGCATCAACGGCAAGCTGAAGCCGGGCGTTACGGCGAAAGACTTGATTCTTGGCGTTATCGCTCAATACGGTACTGACTTCGCTACAGGTTATGTTATTGAGTACACTGGCGAAGCGATTCGCGGCTTGACCATGGAACAACGTATGACCGTCTGCAACATGTCCATCGAAGCGGGAGCAAGAGCAGGTCTGATCGCTCCGGACGAGACAACGTTTGAATACCTGCGCGGTCGTGATTATGTACCGCAAGGTGAAGCATATGATCAAGCGGTTGCTCAGTGGAAACAGCTGACTACGGATGAAGGTGCGGTTTACGATCGCGTAGTGGAATTCGATGCAGCTAGCCTGATTCCTCAAGTAACCTGGGGTACAAGCCCGGGTATGGGTACGGATGTTACGGCTAGCGTGCCGAACCCGGCTGATTTTGCAACGGAGAACGAGCGTAAAGCGGCTGAGAAAGCGCTGGAATATATGGCTCTCACACCGGGTACGCCGATGACGGAGATCGCTATTGATTATGTGTTTATCGGCTCCTGTACGAACGGTCGGATCGAGGACCTGCGTGCAGCTGCGGCAGTGGCGCAAGGCTATAAGGTGGCTTCGAACGTAACCGCCATCGTAGTACCGGGTTCGGGCCGCGTCAAAGCGCAAGCGGAACAAGAAGGACTGGATAAAATCTTTACTGAAGCCGGATTTGAGTGGCGTGATGCGGGCTGCAGCATGTGTCTGGCGATGAATCCTGACGTGCTTCAACCGGGTCAGCGCTGTGCATCGACCTCCAACCGGAACTTCGAAGGTCGTCAAGGTCGCGGCGGACGTACACACCTCGTTTCTCCGGCGATGGCGGCAGCCGCTGCGGTCGAAGGTCGTTTCACGGATGTGCGCGACTGGAAATTCAAAGTGAAGCAAGAAGCTTAA
- a CDS encoding LysR family transcriptional regulator — protein MELRQLQYALQIAIDKNFSRAAEKLHIAQPSLSQQLSKLEKEIGVLLFQRTTNSVEATHAGTVFVEKAQKILDMVEQLKKEMEDISQMRKGRLVVGSLPITGAHVLPLVLPVFQARYPEIDIVLVEETTFNLEQLTASGKADISLLSLPLIDDALDYEAVIEEEIVLAVPKTHPLARHTADGHGNVIDIAELRDEPFITLKRGQGFRQITLNLCQKGGFTPNIVFESSNIETVQSLVAAGMGIAFVPHMVSRGRWSELAPAYLPLSFRPTRTLVVAYRKGRYLSKAVVAFMETFRDTMNTENAKNRSDN, from the coding sequence ATGGAACTTCGTCAACTGCAATATGCGCTGCAAATCGCCATAGACAAAAACTTTTCACGAGCCGCTGAAAAACTGCACATTGCCCAGCCCTCGCTTAGCCAGCAGTTGTCCAAGCTGGAGAAGGAAATCGGCGTGCTTTTATTTCAGCGAACCACGAACTCGGTAGAAGCCACACATGCCGGAACAGTGTTTGTAGAGAAAGCGCAAAAAATACTCGACATGGTCGAGCAGCTCAAAAAAGAGATGGAAGACATCTCACAAATGCGTAAAGGCAGGCTGGTCGTCGGCAGCCTGCCGATTACGGGCGCCCATGTGCTCCCCTTGGTGCTGCCGGTATTTCAGGCACGCTATCCGGAAATCGACATCGTCCTCGTGGAGGAGACGACATTCAATCTCGAACAGCTCACGGCAAGCGGAAAAGCCGATATCAGCCTCCTGTCATTGCCGCTTATCGATGATGCGCTTGATTATGAGGCGGTTATTGAAGAAGAAATCGTGCTTGCCGTTCCCAAGACTCACCCGTTAGCCCGTCATACGGCCGATGGACATGGAAACGTGATCGATATTGCCGAACTACGAGACGAACCTTTCATTACTTTAAAAAGAGGACAGGGCTTCCGACAAATTACGCTCAACTTATGCCAGAAGGGCGGTTTTACACCGAATATCGTGTTCGAGAGCAGCAACATCGAAACCGTCCAGTCGCTTGTCGCCGCAGGAATGGGCATTGCTTTTGTGCCGCATATGGTATCCCGGGGACGTTGGAGCGAGCTCGCTCCGGCTTACCTTCCACTGTCGTTCAGGCCGACAAGAACGCTTGTCGTCGCTTACCGTAAAGGCAGGTATTTATCGAAAGCGGTTGTCGCCTTCATGGAAACGTTTCGAGATACCATGAACACCGAGAACGCCAAAAACCGGTCAGATAATTGA